In a single window of the Verrucomicrobiota bacterium genome:
- a CDS encoding threonine--tRNA ligase, producing the protein GSEDDPACAALVAYAKSIVQQLRAAMARCEGDFGSDPIKAKIANAETARVHTMLVIGPRDLEAGNVAVRVHGKGHVGVKPRAEVVADILAGIQERRA; encoded by the coding sequence TCGGCAGCGAGGACGATCCCGCATGCGCGGCGCTCGTGGCCTACGCGAAATCCATCGTGCAGCAACTGCGCGCGGCCATGGCGCGGTGCGAAGGTGACTTTGGCTCCGACCCCATCAAGGCCAAGATTGCGAACGCCGAGACCGCGCGCGTCCACACCATGCTGGTCATCGGCCCGCGCGATTTGGAGGCGGGCAATGTCGCAGTCCGCGTCCACGGCAAGGGCCACGTCGGCGTGAAGCCGCGCGCGGAAGTGGTGGCGGACATCCTCGCGGGCATCCAGGAGCGCCGCGCGTAG